One region of Culex pipiens pallens isolate TS chromosome 2, TS_CPP_V2, whole genome shotgun sequence genomic DNA includes:
- the LOC120420259 gene encoding uncharacterized protein LOC120420259: MFATILNVLKNSTGYVNFIDICDTLERTHPQVIPRTNDWQRTVRESLLQAHRQGLIFKSDDRYKFAVDLSKSEDARFATRIEAVKKERLAAKQSTSGAANPAQEIAGPSGYSYRMVPGVASQPVDVRRANGALSIRDEQQSRRRSRGKSSGRGRSRSRSSTRGRTSHKF, encoded by the exons ATGTTCGCAACTATTTTAAACGTTTTAAAGAACTCTACTGGATATG TCAACTTCATCGACATTTGCGACACCCTGGAGCGAACCCACCCCCAAGTCATCCCCCGAACAAACGACTGGCAAAGAACCGTCAGGGAATCGCTGCTTCAAGCTCACAGGCAAGGGCTGATCTTCAAATCGGACGATCGTTACAAATTCGCAGTTGATCTGTCCAAATCGGAAGATGCCCGCTTTGCCACCAGAATCGAAGCCGTCAAAAAGGAGCGTCTCGCTGCGAAGCAAAGCACTTCTGGAGCGGCAAATCCCGCTCAGGAAATTGCTGGACCGTCCGGATATTCCTATCGTATGGTTCCGGGGGTAGCTAGTCAACCTGTTGATGTTCGTCGGGCCAACGGTGCGCTTTCTATCCGGGATGAGCAGCAAAGTCGTCGTCGTTCCAGGGGTAAATCTTCCGGAAGGGGACGTTCTCGATCGCGGTCCTCAACGAGAGGACGGACTTCGcataaattttag